The following coding sequences lie in one Listeria ivanovii subsp. londoniensis genomic window:
- a CDS encoding GNAT family N-acetyltransferase, whose product MVSIRKLTKDNFYDTAKLEVHPHQKTFVAENWYSIIEASLEETYHSLVIYADNTPVGYAMYGMDPDNGEFWLVRFMTGKEHQGKGYGGDALTQIIEKVKKLPEKPARLCLSYEPENSIAEKFYAKYGFVKTGEIIDGEAVADLWFER is encoded by the coding sequence ATGGTTTCGATTCGAAAATTAACGAAAGATAATTTTTATGATACGGCTAAACTAGAAGTACATCCACACCAAAAAACATTTGTAGCAGAAAATTGGTATTCGATTATCGAAGCAAGTTTGGAAGAAACATATCATTCGCTTGTTATCTATGCGGATAATACACCAGTAGGCTATGCGATGTATGGGATGGACCCAGACAACGGAGAATTCTGGCTCGTTCGTTTTATGACTGGTAAAGAACATCAAGGCAAAGGTTATGGTGGGGATGCACTTACGCAAATTATTGAAAAAGTAAAAAAACTCCCTGAAAAACCAGCGCGTCTTTGCTTGTCTTATGAACCAGAAAATAGTATTGCTGAAAAATTTTATGCGAAATATGGCTTTGTAAAAACGGGTGAAATTATCGACGGGGAAGCAGTTGCTGATTTGTGGTTTGAACGTTAA
- a CDS encoding bifunctional metallophosphatase/5'-nucleotidase produces the protein MKHLTLWHTNDVHSHLEHWPRIFTFLKEKRSTANEEGKSVLFFDIGDFLDRVHPLTEGTKGLANTDLLNQLPYDAVTFGNNEGTTLAHEDLENLYKHAVFPVICCNFFADKARTKQPDWVKSIVYKEINQIKIAIIGATAPFKEYYEEMGWGIEEPMRAIKKQIAGLEQGTDLVIMLSHLGLPTDERIALEIPEIDIILGGHTHHLLENGKLEGNALLAAAGRWGEYVGKVDIELDDDNHILSKIATTFKTEDLPAVPNEANEIQAFFEKGRDELTEKVVAIPEKLAHNWFDDSEIAHILNDAVCEWTGAETFVMNAGIFMTDFEAGIVTAFDIHQMLPHPLNAIALTMTGEELEILIDGIYRKKAELRDIPLRGFGFRGEFFGTILMDRAGFDQVKEIALFDNKPIDKNREYRIATHDTFVFAPFFPIVKQIKRKEVYTPELLRDILKWKLKEMYGQEENK, from the coding sequence ATGAAACATTTAACTTTATGGCACACAAATGATGTTCATAGTCACTTGGAACATTGGCCACGTATTTTTACCTTTCTAAAAGAGAAAAGATCTACAGCTAATGAAGAAGGCAAGTCAGTGTTATTTTTCGATATTGGCGATTTTTTGGACCGGGTTCATCCGCTTACTGAAGGAACAAAAGGTCTTGCTAATACTGATTTACTCAATCAATTACCATATGATGCGGTGACATTTGGAAATAATGAAGGAACGACTTTAGCACATGAAGACTTAGAAAATTTATATAAACATGCCGTTTTTCCGGTTATTTGTTGTAACTTCTTTGCTGATAAAGCAAGAACGAAACAACCAGACTGGGTGAAGTCGATTGTATATAAAGAAATAAATCAAATAAAAATAGCGATTATTGGTGCCACTGCTCCCTTTAAAGAGTATTATGAAGAAATGGGCTGGGGAATTGAGGAACCTATGCGTGCGATAAAAAAACAAATTGCTGGCTTGGAACAAGGAACCGACTTGGTTATTATGCTGAGCCATCTAGGACTGCCAACTGACGAACGAATTGCACTTGAAATTCCTGAAATCGATATTATTTTAGGGGGACATACACACCATCTACTTGAAAATGGGAAATTGGAAGGGAATGCTCTGCTTGCTGCTGCCGGAAGATGGGGCGAATATGTAGGTAAAGTCGATATCGAGCTAGACGACGATAATCACATCCTTTCTAAAATTGCGACCACTTTTAAAACCGAAGATCTGCCAGCTGTTCCAAATGAGGCAAACGAAATTCAAGCTTTTTTTGAAAAAGGTCGAGACGAACTCACCGAAAAAGTAGTTGCGATTCCTGAAAAGTTAGCGCATAATTGGTTTGATGACTCCGAAATTGCTCATATTTTAAATGATGCGGTTTGTGAATGGACTGGCGCGGAGACATTTGTCATGAATGCAGGGATTTTTATGACGGACTTTGAGGCTGGGATTGTAACCGCCTTTGATATTCACCAAATGTTACCTCATCCACTTAATGCTATTGCACTAACAATGACAGGCGAGGAATTAGAAATATTGATTGATGGAATTTACCGAAAAAAAGCAGAACTTAGGGATATTCCATTACGAGGATTTGGTTTCCGTGGCGAGTTTTTTGGCACGATTCTGATGGACCGAGCTGGATTTGACCAGGTGAAGGAGATAGCCCTTTTTGATAATAAACCTATTGATAAAAATCGGGAATATCGGATAGCAACACACGATACCTTTGTATTCGCGCCGTTTTTCCCCATTGTGAAACAAATAAAACGAAAAGAAGTATATACACCAGAATTACTCCGAGATATTTTAAAATGGAAACTCAAGGAAATGTATGGACAGGAGGAAAACAAGTGA
- a CDS encoding TIGR01457 family HAD-type hydrolase, producing the protein MKNYQAYLIDLDGTMYRGAEVIPEAIIFVENLKRAELPYLFVTNNSTKTPGQVAEHLTDMGIQAVSEDVFTTSQATVQFMLEQKREKTVYVIGERGIKQELTDNGFEITSSNPAFVVVGLDREVDYEKFAKAALAVRGGAMFISTNGDAAIPTEHGLLPGNGSITSVVSVATETTPVFIGKPEPIIMEQALAKLGVTKDEAIMVGDNYETDILAGINYGMDTLIVHTGFTSKEALMTKKIQPTYAVTKLTDWEIN; encoded by the coding sequence TTGAAAAATTATCAAGCTTATTTAATTGATTTAGACGGAACCATGTATCGTGGTGCAGAAGTAATTCCAGAAGCAATTATTTTTGTTGAAAACTTAAAACGTGCTGAACTTCCGTATTTATTTGTAACCAATAACTCGACAAAAACACCTGGGCAAGTAGCGGAGCATTTAACTGATATGGGAATTCAAGCCGTTAGTGAGGATGTTTTTACTACTTCACAAGCAACTGTCCAATTTATGCTAGAACAAAAACGCGAAAAAACAGTTTATGTTATTGGAGAACGTGGAATAAAACAAGAACTAACAGATAATGGATTTGAAATAACTTCTAGTAATCCAGCTTTTGTTGTCGTTGGACTTGACCGAGAAGTCGATTATGAAAAATTTGCGAAAGCCGCTCTTGCAGTTCGAGGTGGTGCGATGTTTATTTCCACGAATGGGGATGCGGCAATACCGACAGAGCATGGTTTACTTCCAGGAAATGGTTCGATTACATCTGTCGTTTCCGTGGCAACAGAAACAACACCCGTTTTTATTGGAAAACCAGAGCCGATTATTATGGAACAAGCACTCGCGAAACTTGGTGTAACGAAAGACGAAGCAATAATGGTTGGCGATAATTACGAAACAGATATTTTGGCAGGAATTAATTACGGCATGGACACGCTCATTGTTCATACTGGCTTTACTTCAAAAGAAGCGCTAATGACAAAGAAAATCCAGCCAACTTATGCTGTGACTAAGTTAACTGATTGGGAAATTAACTAG
- a CDS encoding YutD family protein produces the protein MTITIQDLNYEIITNYRDAFDEEKLNERFSDILGRYDYIVGDWGYDQLRLKGFFDDENRKAAYDNKISTLKEYIYEYCNFGCAYFVIKKVK, from the coding sequence GTGACGATTACGATTCAAGATTTAAATTATGAGATTATCACCAATTATCGCGATGCTTTTGATGAGGAAAAGTTAAATGAACGATTTAGCGACATCCTTGGAAGATATGACTATATTGTTGGCGATTGGGGTTATGACCAACTTCGATTAAAAGGCTTTTTTGATGATGAAAACCGCAAAGCCGCTTACGATAACAAAATTAGTACCTTAAAAGAATATATCTATGAATACTGCAACTTTGGTTGTGCTTATTTTGTGATAAAAAAAGTAAAATAG